Proteins from a genomic interval of Caulobacter rhizosphaerae:
- a CDS encoding enoyl-CoA hydratase/isomerase family protein, with amino-acid sequence MSAMIHVSRPTGSILLLELDAPPANALGLAVRAQLVKILDEIATDDEVRAVVLTGRGGVFCAGDDLREAHGRTAPDALAAVENFNRLMDWIEALRVPLIAAIDGWCFGGGLELALACDIRLASDRAVFAASGVNIGLMASVTRLPRLIGPARAKAHLLTGAQFGPERALADGIVTAVHPPERLLPEAFHLAEWIASRAPLAVEATKRVVDGRSYVEEELPALVASADHREAIAAFMAKRSALFRRG; translated from the coding sequence ATGAGCGCGATGATCCACGTCAGCCGCCCCACCGGCTCGATCCTGCTGCTGGAGCTGGACGCCCCGCCGGCCAACGCCCTGGGGCTGGCCGTGCGGGCCCAGCTGGTCAAGATCCTAGACGAGATCGCCACCGACGACGAGGTTCGCGCGGTGGTGCTGACCGGCCGGGGCGGGGTGTTCTGCGCCGGCGACGACCTGCGCGAGGCTCATGGACGGACCGCGCCCGACGCCCTGGCGGCGGTCGAAAACTTCAACCGGCTGATGGACTGGATCGAGGCCCTGCGCGTGCCGCTGATCGCCGCCATCGACGGCTGGTGCTTCGGCGGCGGGCTGGAGCTGGCCCTGGCCTGCGACATCCGCCTGGCCAGCGACCGCGCGGTGTTCGCCGCCTCCGGGGTCAATATCGGGCTGATGGCCTCGGTCACGCGCCTGCCCCGGCTGATCGGCCCGGCGCGGGCCAAGGCCCACCTGCTGACCGGCGCCCAGTTCGGCCCCGAACGGGCCCTGGCCGACGGGATCGTCACCGCGGTGCACCCGCCCGAGCGCCTGCTGCCCGAAGCCTTCCACCTGGCCGAATGGATCGCCTCGCGCGCGCCCCTGGCGGTGGAGGCCACCAAGCGCGTCGTCGACGGCCGGTCCTATGTCGAGGAGGAGCTGCCGGCCCTGGTGGCCAGCGCCGACCACCGCGAGGCGATCGCCGCATTCATGGCCAAGCGCTCGGCGCTGTTCCGGCGAGGATGA
- a CDS encoding DUF6481 family protein, whose translation MNETKGARLADRLKTAAEAKQALLAKFKPRPAAADPLFGERGVAAAAELKAVRAERQAVRTVKKKAADAVAAGAAVAAVERAERKRAKAPTEAEAKDKRDAKYAARKARR comes from the coding sequence ATGAACGAGACCAAGGGCGCCCGGTTGGCCGACCGGCTGAAGACGGCCGCCGAGGCCAAGCAGGCGCTGCTGGCCAAGTTCAAGCCCAGGCCGGCGGCCGCCGACCCGCTGTTCGGCGAGCGCGGCGTCGCGGCGGCGGCCGAGCTGAAGGCCGTCCGCGCCGAACGCCAGGCGGTCCGCACCGTCAAGAAGAAGGCGGCCGACGCCGTCGCCGCCGGGGCGGCGGTCGCGGCCGTCGAGCGCGCCGAACGCAAGCGGGCCAAGGCCCCCACCGAGGCCGAGGCCAAGGACAAGCGCGACGCCAAGTACGCGGCCCGCAAGGCGCGCCGCTGA
- the ccrA gene encoding crotonyl-CoA carboxylase/reductase, whose product MTDTLAQTGNAPELKDLYEIGEIPPAFHVPKTMYAWAIRKERHGKPSQAMQVEVVPTWEIGEDEVLVLVMAAGVNYNGVWAALGEPISPLDGHKQAYHVAGSDASGIVWKVGAKVKRWKLGDEVVIHCNQDDGDDEECNGGDPMFSSSQRIWGYETPDGSFAQFCRVQSRQLMPRPRHLTWEEAACYTLTLATAYRMLFGHKPHELKPGQNVLVWGASGGLGVFAVQLAAVVGANAIGVVSDDDKIDYVRSMGAKAVLNRKEFNCWGQLPKVNGSEFADYMKESRKFGKAIWQVTGNRDVDLVFEHPGEQTFPVSVFVVKRGGMVAICAGTSGFNLTMDARFLWMRQKRVQGSHFANLMQASAANQLVIDRRVDPCLSEVFPWNDIPAAHEKMLANQHLPGNMAVLVCAQRPGLRTFQEVVEISGGL is encoded by the coding sequence ATGACCGACACGCTGGCCCAGACCGGGAACGCGCCCGAGTTGAAGGACCTCTACGAGATCGGCGAGATCCCGCCGGCCTTCCATGTGCCCAAGACCATGTACGCCTGGGCCATCCGCAAGGAGCGCCATGGCAAGCCGTCCCAGGCCATGCAGGTCGAGGTCGTGCCCACCTGGGAGATCGGCGAGGACGAGGTGCTGGTGCTGGTGATGGCCGCGGGCGTCAACTACAACGGCGTCTGGGCCGCGCTGGGCGAGCCGATCAGCCCGCTGGACGGCCACAAGCAGGCCTACCACGTGGCCGGGTCCGACGCCTCGGGGATCGTCTGGAAGGTCGGCGCCAAGGTCAAGCGCTGGAAGCTCGGCGACGAGGTGGTCATCCACTGCAACCAGGATGACGGCGACGACGAGGAGTGCAACGGCGGCGACCCGATGTTCTCGTCCAGCCAGCGGATCTGGGGCTACGAGACCCCGGACGGCAGCTTCGCCCAGTTCTGCCGGGTGCAGTCGCGCCAGCTGATGCCGCGGCCCCGGCACCTGACCTGGGAAGAGGCCGCCTGCTACACCCTGACCCTGGCCACCGCCTACCGCATGCTGTTCGGCCACAAGCCGCACGAACTGAAGCCCGGCCAGAACGTGCTGGTCTGGGGGGCCTCGGGCGGCCTGGGCGTGTTCGCCGTGCAGCTGGCCGCCGTGGTCGGGGCCAACGCCATCGGCGTGGTCAGCGACGACGACAAGATCGACTATGTGAGGAGCATGGGCGCCAAGGCGGTGCTGAACCGCAAGGAATTCAACTGCTGGGGCCAGCTGCCCAAGGTCAACGGCTCCGAATTCGCCGACTACATGAAGGAAAGCCGCAAGTTCGGCAAAGCCATCTGGCAGGTCACCGGCAACCGCGACGTCGACCTGGTGTTCGAGCACCCTGGAGAGCAGACCTTCCCGGTCAGCGTGTTCGTGGTCAAGCGCGGCGGCATGGTGGCCATCTGCGCCGGCACCAGCGGCTTCAACCTGACCATGGACGCCCGCTTCCTGTGGATGCGCCAGAAGCGCGTCCAGGGCAGCCACTTCGCCAACCTGATGCAGGCCAGCGCCGCCAACCAGCTGGTCATCGACCGGCGGGTGGACCCCTGCCTGTCGGAAGTCTTCCCCTGGAACGACATCCCCGCCGCCCACGAGAAGATGCTGGCCAACCAGCACCTGCCCGGCAACATGGCCGTGCTGGTCTGCGCCCAGCGGCCAGGCCTGCGGACGTTCCAGGAGGTGGTGGAGATCAGCGGGGGGCTGTAG